From the genome of Halobacteriovorax marinus SJ:
TCACTATATTCGAAATTAAATAACTTAATAAAATAGACTGTCTTTAGTGCGTGACCGAAGGCTTGTGTAAATGCTTTTGTGGAGACAATAGAGAACCTTCCAATAGAGCTTGATAGATAAAATAAGTCTAGAACACTTCCAGAAACACCAGCTACCACTTGAGTAGCACTTACAAAAATTCCACATAGAAAAGATCTACCTTTTTTCTCGATATCAAAAAATGATGACGTTCTCTTCATTATTCCAAGTAATGGCATCAGACCAAGAAGGATAAAGATCACTTTCTTATTGGGTTGAAGTTGGAGTAGTTCAAAGACTCCATAAGAGATGATTGCTCCAAGGGCATAGGGAAGTATGATAGAGAAGTTTAAATGTTCTCTATTGATATAGGCCCTAAAGCCATTGGAACTAAATTGAGTAAGTCCGTGAAGAATGAGCGCAATTGGTAACGGAAAGACAAGTAAGAATATGGCCAGGAGAATTGCTCCACCGGCCATCCCAAGGGCACCTGAAAGAGTGCTCGTTAAAAGTATATAAATAAAAGCAGCTATTAAACTCATAAAATCTCCTATTTGTATTATCGTTATAATTGATAGATAATTAAATAGAATAGATGGAATAGAATCTATTCGCGGGAGGAATATGTTAGATGAGTTAGAAACACTTAGTGCTTTGGCTAAACATAAAACGATGGGCAGAGCTGCGACTTCTCTTCGAATTACTCAATCTAGTGTGAGTAAGAGAATTCAGTCTCTAGAACAAATTTCTCATAAAGAATTAATTGTTAAGAATGGTCGATTTGTAGAGCTTACACCGGCCGCATTTGAGCTTTTAGATAAGGCACTGCCTCTTCTTTCTGAGTTGAAGGAAACTGTCCAAGGTGAAGAAGGTTTACATACTCTTAGAATCTCAATTGGATTTTCAGAGTCGATACTTTCTTCTTGGGGGGCACATTTAATAAGTAAGCTCTCTCGAAAATTTCCTGAGAATATATTTGAACCTCATGCTCATAGAACACCTGTGATTGTCGATAAGGTTGTATCCGGAGACTACAATATTGCTATTGTTGGAGGGGAGCCAAAGAATTTTCCAGGGCTTTATTTTGAGAGGATTGGAGAAGAGGAGATGGTTGTTGTTGGAGAGACAGGCGATCTCTTCTGTGCTGAGGTTACAAGTGGCACATGGGCTTCAATTGCAAACGAAACCGCTAAACAAGGTTTGAGAATAGATGAGAGAAGTGAATTTCTCTCTCCCATAGCTAAGATGGCCAAACATGGATTTTGTAGAGGATTAGTTCCATTTGCTGTTGCAAAGAATGCAGGTTTCTCTAAAAGAGAAATGATTTCTACTGGAATCAAACGACCTATATATGCAGTGGGAAGAAAAAGAGCATTTCTAAGAAGTGATATTCTCAAGATTTTAGAATACACAAGCCAGTTTTTAGAGAAGATTTAAGCTAGGAATAGAGAATGAAGAAAAGATTATTACAAAAGCCTGTCTTTCACTTTAGTGGTATTGGAGTAGAGAAAAAAGTTGGATGGCTGGAGCTTTTTTACGATCTAATGTATGTGGCATCGTTTATTCAGCTTGGGAATATTTTTTCTAGGGATATTTCATTATATGGATTTATTAAGATAAGTTTAATTTTTATAACTTTCTGGGTTTCTTGGTCTGGATTTTCTCTTTTTTCAAACCGCTACACTATAGATGATTTTCTACATAGAGTATTAGTCTTCCTTCATATGTTTACTGTTGCTTCTTTAACAGTGTTAGCACCTCGGGTCTTTAATGGTGATTATTCTTATTTTACAATTATTTTTGGTATATCACAGCTACTAGTGGCCTTGCTCTATTTAAGGGCCTCTATTCAAACAGAATTTGGTTCAAAGTATACTAAGTTTTGGTTTGGAGCATTCTCCCTTTCTGGTTTTACATGGTTGAGTGCACCTTTTTTTCCAAATAACTTAACCCCTCTTGTTTGGGCAGTAGGGGTTGCGATTATTCTCATAACGCCAATTCTTAATAAAGCTCGTAATTTATTTAATGAATTCCCATTTGACTATGAGCATTTGTCAGAACGCTATAGCCTTTTAACTATTATAGTAATTGGTGAATCTTTTGTGAAAGTTCTAACAGAGTTAGTTGAAAGAGACTCAGGTATGAATTTAGTTATACAAGCTTGTTTCTCTCTTCTCATAGCATGTTCAATTTGGTGGATTTACTTTGATGATGTTGCCGAGTCGAAGTTAAAGAAAAGTCTTTTAGCTTTTCCTGTGTGGCTTGTTTCCCATTTACCATTGCAAATGGGAATTGTTCTTATGGGTGTTGGAATAAAGAAAGTTGTTAGCTCCAACATGGCCCATTCTCTTCAGTTAAATGATGCTTATCTCTTAAGTTTTTCAATTGCCCTTATATTGGCATTTGTTGGTTTGATTGATCTTGTTACCGTTGGTAAAAGTGGTGAAGAGAATTCTTTTATTAGAGTACAATTGAGATTTTTTATTTCTTTTATTTGTGTGTTACTTGGTATTTTCTCTCAGTCTATGAGTGCTCTTTTATTTGTATCAAGTATTCTAACATTAGGGCTTATTCAAATTATTATTAATATTATTCTAGATCTAAGAGCTAAAGCTGCACAATAGTATTGGAGTACTATTTTTTTCTTAAGTATTTTAGGAAAAATAGTGCTCTCTTATGTTTTTTTGAAAAGTATCTCTGAGATTGGTAGATACCATTGTGTCCTGAAAAGTAGAAACTACTATAACAAGCAATAAAGGCGTACGGAGCAATTTGTATACCAAATGTTTCGATGGCCATAATAATACATGCAATCGGTGCGTTGGATGCTCCTGCAAAAACGGCTACAAAGCCAAGAGCTGCAACAAGTTCAAAAGGGATTGGGCCAAAACCTCCTAGAAAGCTTCCTAGAGTTGCTCCAATAAAAACTAGAGGCGTGAATTCTCCTCCTTTAAATCCAAAAGAGAGAGTAAGGGCAGTAAATATCAATTTTAAAAGAGGTACACTCCAATGCATTGGTTGAACTAGTGATGTTTGAATTGTCTCTAAGCCAAGTCCTGCGTAGAGAAAAGAGCCTTCAATGTTATAAAGGACAATAATAAGCAGTCCTCCTAGAAACGGTCTTAGTGGAGGATATTGAATAAATCTCTTTATAGCTTTAGTTAAAAGGTGAGTAGTTTTAGAGAATAGATTTGCACTGACTCCAAATGCAATTCCAAAGAGAATTAGATAAATTAAGTACTGGAAATGGAAGGTTGGTATTTCAACAGATGGATAAAGTGTGTGGGGAACTTTGAGTAGGTGAGTTGTCTGATAGCCTATGAAAGAAGCAATTAAGCATTGGAAGAAAGCGTAGAGTCTTAACTTTCCAACAGTGATAATTTCCATTCCAAAAATTACACCTGCCCAAGGAGCTGAGACGGCAGCGCCAAGTCCTGCTCCCGAGCCCGCAATTAATAATACTCTTCTTTCATATTTAGAGAGCTTGAAGAAGTGTGAGATTCGATCAGAGAGAGCGCCACTCATTTGTACTGCTGTTCCTTCTCGCCCAGCTGATCCTCCAAATAAGTGAGTCAATATTGTTCCAAAGAGTACAAAGGGAACCATTCGCAGAGGCAGGACTTTCTTTGGAGAGTGAATTTCATCAAGGATTAAATTATTCCCTTTCTCTGCCTCACCAGCGAATTTATAATAGATTAGACCAATAAAGAATCCTGCTATTGGAAGAAAATAGATTAGCTCATGATGATCTTTTCTATAAGCAGTTGCAAGAGATAATAAAGTTAAGAATAGTGCTGAACTTAAACCCGCCATTAATCCTGATAGAGTACTTAAGAATACCCATCTTGAAACTTTATATAAATTAAACTTATTAAACATTCTCTTAGCCTTTTTTCTATTATAAGGGCTAAAATAATAATTCGTCATTTATTGAATAGGATTATTATTAAAAGTATGAAAAGAATTTTGATTATAGGAATTAGTTGTAGTGGTAAAACTACTGTAGGGATGAAGCTCTCTAAAAAATTAAATATTCCTTTCCATGATTTGGACGATCTCTACTGGAATCCCGGGTGGATAGAGACTGATAAAGAAAAATTTAAAAATAGTGTGACATCTTTATGTAAAGAAGAGTCATGGATAATTGTAGGCAATTATAATTCAGTACAGAGTTTAGTCTTAGAGGAATGTGATACTGTTATTTGGCTTAACCTTTCAAGGGCGAGGGTGTGGTATCAGGCAATAGTGAGGTCAATGAGAAGAATTCTCTTTAGTGAAAGGTGTTGTAATGGAAATATTGAAAGCTTTCAAAGAACATTTCTTACTAAGGATTCAATCCTACTTTGGGTTTTAAAAGACTATAAACGCAAATATATTAAATACTCTAATATGAGGGATGATGGGGAGTTTTCTAAGAAAGAGTATATTGAGCTTAGAAATACAACTCAAATCAATAATCTACTAATCAAAGAATAAAGTATTTCTCGAAGCTGTAGTAAAATACTCGGGCAAATCTTTTAAATTAAATTTCTTTTGTATATTTCCGTTAAGTAAGTAATTCATTTGGAGGTTTCATGAAGTATTTATTTTCAATATTTGTTCTACTTTTAGTGAGCTGCAGTTTCTCATTTAAGAATAGAGAATTAGATTGGGAAGAGATTGCTAGAATGAATGGACATCACTACGATGATGATACTCACCATGAAATTAGAACTAGTTCGAGATGGCCATCGGCAACTAAAGAATCTAAAGAAATTGATAAGTGCTTAGATCAAACAGATGAAGAGTTAGAGAATCTAGATGAAATGATTTTGAGATTTGATGGAAAAATAAATTCTCCAGATGATTATGAGCACTCCATGGCAGGGCTTCAGAGATTTATTGAAGATAGTGGTTTGACAAGATATTTCAGTGCAAAAGAGATGGTTTCTCCAAATAACTCTGCTGTGGCGAAGGGCTGTGGATATGAAAAATTACTTCCAAGTCGCTGTCGTTGGAAGTCAGCTGTGGCCCAAGGACTTTTAGCTGTTGAGCTGAGATCTGAAATAAATAGAGGAAAGAAAACTTCTTCGGGTATTAAGATTAGAAATTGGTGGAGACCGTCTTGCTATAACTCAAAAGTCGGAGGAGCGAAGTCTAGTGATCATATGCAAGCGCGTGGTTTTGATTTAGATTTTAATACACCAAAGCAAAGGGCCGTAGCTCAAGCCTATCTCTGTAAGATGTATAAAGAAGGCAAGCCATTGAGTCTGCAGGTCGGAATCGGCTGTCAAACACTTCATATTGGAGTGGGTTCACCAAAGAGGCTTTCAAATTACCCAAAAGATGGTTCAAGGTTCTGGAAATATGGCTCATTAAGCAGGTGTTCGATTAAGAGAATTAGTGAGGATGACTGTTGGAAGCAGGGGCGAGATGGAAAGCTCTATATTCACACTGAAGATGGTGGTTCAGGCGTCCTCTAAACGGATATTTTTTACAACTCTATTTTAAAACTCCCTATAAATTAGTATTTCTTACTTATATTTATAGGGGGAGTCATGAATTCAATACATGGAGCAGTAGCTGCTTTACTCATTATCTTAGCGCCAATTTCAACTATCGCATCAGGCAAGAAATCGACTAGCTGGGTAATTTCTAATCCAGAATGGACTCCAAGTTTTGAAAAGCAGTACTCTGAATTTATAGCTGGAATTGGTAAAGCTAAAAAGAGTGGAGACTGTTCAACAACAGATCAGTGTCTACGCAGTAGAGTGGCCAATCCTCGCTTTTACAATCTTAATCCTTCAAATTTAAAATCTATTTTTGCAGACTGTGCAGATTTACCTTATGTGCTAAGGGCCTACTTTAGTTGGATGAACGGTTTGCCGTTTTCATTTCCTAATGCCTTATTGCCAGCGAAATGGTTCTCTGAAGAGAATCAATTAATATTAGCTGAAATCCAAGAGCTTCAAAGAGAGTTGGCCGATGCTGGCTTCTTTAGACGAAGAATAATTAATTCTAAAATTAAGAAACTAAGAAGACAGCTAAACGGTGGTAGCCGAAAAGTTCCTGACCTTCGCTATAATGCAGATGGAAACGTTATCAAATCTAAGAGAATGATAAAGAATGGGGATGATATTAACGAAGTTTTAACAAGTGTTGTGGGAAGTATTTCAACAGCGTCTTTTAGAACTAATGCATCTGCAAATGGTGAAGGGGAAAAGTTTAGAGATACTTATCCTGTTAAAGTCGATCGCGATGCAATAGTACCTGGAACTATTCTCTATGATCCAAATGGCCATATTGCTGTCGTTTACGAAGTTACAAAGAATGGCAAAATTCACCTTATTGATGCACATCCTGATAATTCTCTTACAGCGATTACTTACGGAGAAAAATTTTCTAGAACTTCAGTGAAGATTGGTGGAGGCTTCTCTAACTGGCGACCTTTCACTTACCAAGATTCAAAGGTAAGATTTAAAAAGAATGAAGAGCTAGATAACTATAGCCTAGAGCAGTTTCAAAAGAGTCAGGACTTTTCTTTTGAAGGTCGTCAAATGAGCTTCTATGAGTTTGTTAGAAATAGACTCTCTCTAGGAAATCTCGTTTACAACCCTGTGCTTGAGTTAAGAGAGTTACTTGGAGAGCTCTGCTATGATTTTAGAGAGAGAAAGCTCTCTGTTGATAAGGCCCTTGATAGTCGAATCAACTTAAAAGATCATCCTGAAAAGCTTCCTGAGAATATCTATGGAACTGATGGAGAATGGGAAACATATTCAACACCATCTAGAGATGCGAGGTTAAAGGCCTCTATTAGAGAGGGGAGAGACTTAGTTAAAAAGATGCTACGTTTGAATTCTGAAGGAAGTTCTTCAGTGGAGTATAGTGGGAGTAATTTAAAGTCCGATCTTCTTTCTGTGTATGAAGAGGAAGTGGCGAAGTGTCGTATTCCATTAACATTATCCGATAACTCAAACCTTGTTTTAGATCTTGATCAAATGCTTGGCAAAATCTATAAGCTTTCTTTCGATCCATATCACTGTGTAGAACTTAGATGGGGTATAGAGGATGAGAGTAGTGCCTATAGATGCCAAGATTCTGAGGAGAAGTTGGAGTGGTACCTTCAAGAGCAAGGACTTAGAAATACAATTGATAGGGATTATTCTCTAAAGATGGACTTTGGTCTTGGTGAGTTAGAAAATGCTGAAATTTCAGATGTTTACCAAGAAGATATCTCAATCTTAGGGGTACTTAGAACAGAGTAAAATCTTTACTTTGGTCTCAATATAATTTATCGTATGGTATGCGAAAAATTATAGTGCTTTCTATTCTATTTATGTTAAATCAATCTTTGGCAACTGAGCTGAAGATTGCTGTGTCAGACACTAATCTTGGCGGTGTTAATCAATCGCATTTGAAGTCTATTCTCTCTTGTACAACGGGAATTTTGGAAGAAAATATCACAATAAAATCTTTCCCAAGTCTAAGGGGAAGGCAAGAATTTCTAAATCGAACTGTCGATGGTTACTATCCAGTAGTCTTTACTTCTGAACTTAAAAATAATGGGCTCTTTCCTCTATATATAGATGAAGTACTAATGATAAAGCTCAAAGATATTCCCGACAAAAATATAAGTCTTGGCCTAGTGAAAGGAGACCACTCTCAATACTTGAAGAAGTTTAAGGATTATACTCTTTCATTTTCTGTTCTTAATTCAAAGACTCTATTTAGAGGGCTAGTGGAAAAAAGAGCGGAGGCCATCATTGTTAAAAGATCTGAAATACCAAATGATTTTTTATTGGATAACTTTGATCTGAAATCTCTAGAGTACGTAGAGTCCGGAATAGAACTCAACACAAGCTTCTATAAGAAAGCTGCTATGGGAAAAATTGAAGTTCGTAAGCGCTATAGTGAATGCTTGGAAAAAGTGAACTTTCTACTTGATCACGATAGAAGAGAGTCCATTGTAAATAAGATCAGAAAAGATATTGAACATATTCAGTCCATTTTTACTATTGAGAGAAAGAACGTAAGTAATATCGCTAAGAAAGAGAAGATGTGGAAAGATGGTTCGAGGGGTTTAGACTTCATCCAGAAAATTCTAAAAAGTGAAGAGAGTATAAAGCTTAAAGAAGTTCTTTCTGGATATAACTTTGTTTCTGAAGCCTTTATCTTTAATCATCAAGGTGCAACTCTAGGTGAAACGATTAAATCTAGCGACTTTGATCAATCTGATGAGCGCAAATATAGTTTAGTAAAAAGCCAGAAAGAATTTAATGAAAATAATATCACTGACCTCTACTATGATGCCTCTTCAGGTGTCTTTCAAATTGGTATTATGATTCGTCTGCAAGATAGAAAAGGAGACTTTTCTGGGGGTATTTATATTGGGGCCAATATTAATAAGATATTGACCCATTATAAAATTAATTAGCGTCTTTACACGACCAGTTTACTGAATGTACTTCGTGTGAAGGGATTCTTGCAAATGCCCAAAAATTTCCATCTGTAGCATTTCTTACTCGGTCAACTCTGATTCTAAAGTTTCCAGTGGTAAATTCTTGAACTCTATCTTGGTACTTTGAGATAAGATTCACTTTCTTGTAGTAGTGAACTGGTCTTCCGTCTTTAAGTGAATTGACTCTTATCTCGTAGAAAACATTCTTACTGCCTAATTTGGACTGGTAGATAATGGCATCGTCCACATTCGCATCGTCTGCTAGGTCTACGCAGCGATATAGCTCTGTTCTCTTAGGAGTTAAGCCAGCATGTGCACTCAAGCTTAAAAGTGTTATTAGACTACTTACAATTAAAGTTTTGATAGGACGCTCCTTTTTTCTTTAATTATACCAGCTTTCCCTATCTCTTTAGGGCAATGAAAAATATGCTCTAATGCAGCTTGTCTTTTACTTAAATTGTTGTTTGCATTTATAAATAAGAACTTTAAAATGGTGAAAAGCTATATATGGAGTTCAAATTGAATTATTTGCTTAAAGTCACTCTAGTACTCGTACTTTCTCTCAATATTCATGCAACTAATAAATGTATAAAAAGTGAAGTCCTGTCTCTTAACGATACGGTTGTAGGAAATATAGAGCACAGAATTGTTGGAATTAAAAATGTTCTCAGTGGTAAAGGGGGAGATAGCTCTCTAATCTGGAATGTCTTTGGAAATGACTTCGACTTTAATAGGTCTGATGAATATATATCTAAACTAGAGACAATAAACTCAAAGTCTAGGGGAATATCTGAGGAGTATGAGTATCTATCAAATTGCTTAAAGGAATTAAAGTTAACTAAGAGAATGGCCCAGCTTGAAAAACTCTCTATAGAATATAATAACTTTAAAGTACAACTCTTTAAAAAGAATAAGGCCCTTAATAATTCAATAAAGCTAAATATTGATTCAAATAGCTCTATTCCTTCATTGGCCAAAGAGATCGATGAAGAGTTTATTGTTCTGGAGAAGAGTAAGAGAGATATAGAAAAGGAGTTGGCACAAAATGAGTCAAAAACCTTAATAGATTCTAACTCAAAAGAAGTCGTATTCTATCAAAACTCTCTGCTTAAATTTAAGTTAGATTTAATTAAGACGAGGATACTCTTTAATAGAAACCTACAACAGAAAATTGAATACTTTAATTTGAAAAGTTTAAAGCTATCAAATCTTTCTTCAAATTATGAAGAAAGAGATACTGAAACTATTGAGGCACAATTTGTTGAAGTTGAAAAGATTTGGAAAGAGGTCACTAAGCAAAACTTCTATGATTTAATTAAAGGATCTTTATTCTTTGATATTCCAAGAGTACCAGGGGTTTTTACTTCAAAAAGAAATGTTGAAAGTGAGATTAGAGCGACCTTAGAGACCGAGAGAAGTAAAGTTAGTACTTTTAGAAAGGAGTCTATCTCTGATCTAACTAAGAAGAAAGAAGAAGAACTAAAGCTATTAAATAATTTATTAATTCAAATAAACTCCCTTCGAAGTAATTATTATAATAAGTTAAGTTTTAGCTTTTTATCTGGTCGATTTTTTACTTCATCTTACTTAAGTTCTTTAAAGAATGAAATATATGCATCTCCTTATCGTTTACTGAACTATGTTTATTCTAAGTATCTCTTCGTGAATGAAAAACTCTCTTTAGGGAGGGATGGAATAACGGATTTAAGTTTATTGCTCTTTAAATATATGATGATCATCTTAGGTGTCTTTAGCTTTAAATTGGTTCTTCATAAAATTTATGATTTCTTAGAGAAAAAGAATAGAGGACTTGTTTCAAAGAGAAAGCGCTCGGAGTTCTTTAGCTACTTAACGACAATTTGGAATAAGCATAGTGATAACTTCTACAGTATTTCATGGCTATTTTTGTTATTTGTACTATCTCATTTTGAACTATTAAATAATATATCAATTATATTGAATATCTTTATAATTCTAATTGTTGCCAAGATCATAAGGTCCCTTGTCATTCTCTTCCTTAGTACAGTTTCATCAATAGACTCTAGAAATTATAGAAGCTTTAAATTGAAGGCCGAGGGAACAGCTGGACGATTCGCAAATATTTACCTTGTATATTCCTTAATCATGGTTCTTTTAAATCTTACAGTTGGTAAGGTTTATATTTATTCAATCGTAAAGTTTGTTGCAATCATCTACTCACTATATCAAGTCATCGAAACATCTTCTGTATGGTCAAAGGAATTTAGTACTTATACGGAAAAGAAGTTTTCTGGAGTCATTGTAGATAAGATTGAGCGCTTTTATAAATTCTTACCATCGAAGATTCAGGGGATCTTTAGTTTTCTCTTTATCTCCATTTTAACAATCGTGAATATTTTTATAAGAATGACGGAAGACTTCGCAATTTCTAAGAAGATTTCTGCAAATCTATTTAGAAAGCAAGTGGAGAGTGTAGAAGTTGAAGAGGGAGCGAGTGAGCAGATTCCTAATGAATATAAGGAGAAGTTTACTTTTAACTCTCTCGATGTAGAAGAGCACTATGTAAATCACACATCTGAAATTGAAGAGTCAATCTGTAATGAGATTGTAGAGTGGATAGATGAGAAGTCCGAGGAGCACTCTGTCGTTGTCTATGGAGACAAGGGAATAGGGAAGACGACGCTTCTTAAAAAAGTTATTAGGGATATGGAGGGGAGATATACTGACGAGTTAAGTTGTGTGTACACCAAAGTTCCTGCTAAAACCATTGATAGAGAGAAGGCCCATACTTTTATCGTTAACGCTCTCGGATTGGAGGAGAATGGCTCCTTTGATCTCTATAAGCTAGATAAGATGCTAGAGAAGAAAACAGTTCTTGTTATAGATGAAGCTCAGAACTTATTTCTATCCCATACGAAGGGTTTCTCTGCCTATAATGGACTTCTTAATATGATTAATCTGAGTACTGAGAATATCTTTTGGGTCCTATCATTTAATAAGTATAGTTGGCTCTATTTAGATCGAGCATTTGGTCGCAGCCAGTTCTTTAGAAATATTTTTCCTCTTAAGGGATGGGATGATACAGCTATAAAAGAACTTATTTTTAAAAGGCATCACAGTTCAGAGTACAAACTCTCATATGATCTTTTAATTAATGCAACGAGATCTCAAGATGAGATGGATCGCTACACAACAGTAGAGTCGAAGTTCTTTAAGCTACTGTGGGAGCTCTCAAGAGGAAATCCTAGGGCAGCTCTCTATCTCTGGTTAACATCACTTTCTAGAAGAAATAGTAAGACATTTAATGTGCATATACCTAAGGATGCTGACTTAGATAGTTTGGACAAATTAGCTGACGATATATTCTTTGTGATTGCCTCTGTTTTAAAACATGAAAATCTTTCTCCCAATGAAATAGAGAGTACTACAAACTTACCGAAGGGAATTGTTAGAAACGCAATCAAGGTTGGACAAGAGAGAAACTTCTTTTTTAAAGATAAACATGGAAGATATATGATTGAGATATCTTCCCAATACGGACTTATTAAGTACTTAAAGTCGAAGAATTTTATATATGGATACTAATATTGGAAATTTGATTTTTACCTTCTTTAAAGTAGATAAGATCTTCTTATTCATTTTTTTGATCGTTCTCATTGTAGTCTTTATCAGAGTTGTAAATCTCTGGTCTGAAAAGTTTCAAGAAAAACTATCTGGAAAGAGACTTCTTATCTTACAAGTGACAACAGTCTTTTCTTTTGCAACTTATCTCTTAGGAACTTTAGGGGCATTTTATTTTGTTTTCAGACCTTCTAAAGAATTACTTCTAACTGTTGGTGGATCTGCTGCTGTTGCTTTTGGTTTCGCTCTAAAGGACTTAGTTGGTTCTGTAATCGCTGGCTTTATTCTTCTCTTTGATCGTCCGTTTCAAGTTGGAGACAGAGTGAGCTATGGCGATAGTTATGGAGAAATTAAGAGCATTGGTCTTAGGTCAGTGAAGTTACAAACACTCAATGATGATACAGTAACCATTCCAAATTCTAAGTTTCTCACAGATACTGTCGCTAGTGGAAATAGTGGGGCTTTAGATATGATGATTGTAACGACTTTCTATGTCTCTATTCATGAAGATCTTGAGCGAGTAAAGAAGCTTCTCCATGAAGTTGTTATAACGAGTCGATTCGTTTTCTTAGAAAAACCTGTAACAATTATTTTTGAAGAAGTTCCACTGTCAAATGACTTTGTCGTAAAAGTAAATGTAAAGGCCTATGTTTTAGATGTTAAATTTGAAAAATTATTTCTAACTGATATCACGATTAGAGGGAATAAAATCCTTAAAGAGAATCATATTCTTAGACCTGGCTCTACTCATATTAATGAAGTAAAAACCACATAAGTGTGGCAAAAAATGAAAATATATTCATAATATCCCTTACCATAAGGCAACCTTAAGTCAGCCTCAATGGATCCTCATGATGGTTTCTCTCCATGATTTAAGAAGGTTGCACACTCTATATTAAGAGTTATTTAATTTAGTTAATTTTCTTAATTTTTTAACCTCAGATTCTTAATTATTCCCCTTAGTATATCCGAAGATTTATTGAGATCAATTCTGATAATTTTATTTAGGAGTTAAAAATGAGTGCTGCCCTCAAAAGCGTTGATGAATATAAGAGTAATTTAAGTGGAGATTTAGTTTCTGCCTTTGACGCTGTAAATA
Proteins encoded in this window:
- a CDS encoding TSUP family transporter; this translates as MSLIAAFIYILLTSTLSGALGMAGGAILLAIFLLVFPLPIALILHGLTQFSSNGFRAYINREHLNFSIILPYALGAIISYGVFELLQLQPNKKVIFILLGLMPLLGIMKRTSSFFDIEKKGRSFLCGIFVSATQVVAGVSGSVLDLFYLSSSIGRFSIVSTKAFTQAFGHALKTVYFIKLFNFEYSDISIELYSIALITPLLGGLFGKKILTRFSDQSFLVVAKTTMIFFSGVMLYKGFV
- a CDS encoding LysR family transcriptional regulator: MLDELETLSALAKHKTMGRAATSLRITQSSVSKRIQSLEQISHKELIVKNGRFVELTPAAFELLDKALPLLSELKETVQGEEGLHTLRISIGFSESILSSWGAHLISKLSRKFPENIFEPHAHRTPVIVDKVVSGDYNIAIVGGEPKNFPGLYFERIGEEEMVVVGETGDLFCAEVTSGTWASIANETAKQGLRIDERSEFLSPIAKMAKHGFCRGLVPFAVAKNAGFSKREMISTGIKRPIYAVGRKRAFLRSDILKILEYTSQFLEKI
- a CDS encoding low temperature requirement protein A, producing the protein MKKRLLQKPVFHFSGIGVEKKVGWLELFYDLMYVASFIQLGNIFSRDISLYGFIKISLIFITFWVSWSGFSLFSNRYTIDDFLHRVLVFLHMFTVASLTVLAPRVFNGDYSYFTIIFGISQLLVALLYLRASIQTEFGSKYTKFWFGAFSLSGFTWLSAPFFPNNLTPLVWAVGVAIILITPILNKARNLFNEFPFDYEHLSERYSLLTIIVIGESFVKVLTELVERDSGMNLVIQACFSLLIACSIWWIYFDDVAESKLKKSLLAFPVWLVSHLPLQMGIVLMGVGIKKVVSSNMAHSLQLNDAYLLSFSIALILAFVGLIDLVTVGKSGEENSFIRVQLRFFISFICVLLGIFSQSMSALLFVSSILTLGLIQIIINIILDLRAKAAQ
- a CDS encoding chloride channel protein, with protein sequence MFNKFNLYKVSRWVFLSTLSGLMAGLSSALFLTLLSLATAYRKDHHELIYFLPIAGFFIGLIYYKFAGEAEKGNNLILDEIHSPKKVLPLRMVPFVLFGTILTHLFGGSAGREGTAVQMSGALSDRISHFFKLSKYERRVLLIAGSGAGLGAAVSAPWAGVIFGMEIITVGKLRLYAFFQCLIASFIGYQTTHLLKVPHTLYPSVEIPTFHFQYLIYLILFGIAFGVSANLFSKTTHLLTKAIKRFIQYPPLRPFLGGLLIIVLYNIEGSFLYAGLGLETIQTSLVQPMHWSVPLLKLIFTALTLSFGFKGGEFTPLVFIGATLGSFLGGFGPIPFELVAALGFVAVFAGASNAPIACIIMAIETFGIQIAPYAFIACYSSFYFSGHNGIYQSQRYFSKKHKRALFFLKYLRKK
- a CDS encoding shikimate kinase; amino-acid sequence: MKRILIIGISCSGKTTVGMKLSKKLNIPFHDLDDLYWNPGWIETDKEKFKNSVTSLCKEESWIIVGNYNSVQSLVLEECDTVIWLNLSRARVWYQAIVRSMRRILFSERCCNGNIESFQRTFLTKDSILLWVLKDYKRKYIKYSNMRDDGEFSKKEYIELRNTTQINNLLIKE
- a CDS encoding D-Ala-D-Ala carboxypeptidase family metallohydrolase — translated: MKYLFSIFVLLLVSCSFSFKNRELDWEEIARMNGHHYDDDTHHEIRTSSRWPSATKESKEIDKCLDQTDEELENLDEMILRFDGKINSPDDYEHSMAGLQRFIEDSGLTRYFSAKEMVSPNNSAVAKGCGYEKLLPSRCRWKSAVAQGLLAVELRSEINRGKKTSSGIKIRNWWRPSCYNSKVGGAKSSDHMQARGFDLDFNTPKQRAVAQAYLCKMYKEGKPLSLQVGIGCQTLHIGVGSPKRLSNYPKDGSRFWKYGSLSRCSIKRISEDDCWKQGRDGKLYIHTEDGGSGVL
- a CDS encoding PH domain-containing protein yields the protein MNSIHGAVAALLIILAPISTIASGKKSTSWVISNPEWTPSFEKQYSEFIAGIGKAKKSGDCSTTDQCLRSRVANPRFYNLNPSNLKSIFADCADLPYVLRAYFSWMNGLPFSFPNALLPAKWFSEENQLILAEIQELQRELADAGFFRRRIINSKIKKLRRQLNGGSRKVPDLRYNADGNVIKSKRMIKNGDDINEVLTSVVGSISTASFRTNASANGEGEKFRDTYPVKVDRDAIVPGTILYDPNGHIAVVYEVTKNGKIHLIDAHPDNSLTAITYGEKFSRTSVKIGGGFSNWRPFTYQDSKVRFKKNEELDNYSLEQFQKSQDFSFEGRQMSFYEFVRNRLSLGNLVYNPVLELRELLGELCYDFRERKLSVDKALDSRINLKDHPEKLPENIYGTDGEWETYSTPSRDARLKASIREGRDLVKKMLRLNSEGSSSVEYSGSNLKSDLLSVYEEEVAKCRIPLTLSDNSNLVLDLDQMLGKIYKLSFDPYHCVELRWGIEDESSAYRCQDSEEKLEWYLQEQGLRNTIDRDYSLKMDFGLGELENAEISDVYQEDISILGVLRTE